A genome region from Mercenaria mercenaria strain notata chromosome 11, MADL_Memer_1, whole genome shotgun sequence includes the following:
- the LOC128546783 gene encoding uncharacterized protein LOC128546783, with the protein MKMNKIKWKKSEFWDDCGTWANGTSLSYTFLERDGKLVTIHKRQGLYCTEKVVDKQKVHEPLEPQPDSSELLILKRLYNTLNASEKGPDQFRRRCTWVINRPLSMPHLSLDNALVEYIGQFPGRKPHGNSIVNRDVYIRTKTNVRNNLKEELKHHSVKAVRNKMNIQTKDEHSKQRNEKQLRNIKHIQKKKTDKPSGNAADQIIHVEEMVKTHDMVYSVKHLKGLHHPVVTLLNEQQITDIKRFCGTGRTVLGVDKTYNLGDFHVTPTVFKDLSVIRQETQQHPITFGPTFIHTNSNAKTYSSFFHDIADNLTQEEINNLVIGSDEEKSFKIAIERCLPGATHTLCTRHLRQNTNRYLEDHVGYPKQERQQITSAIYGEDGLTFTGDMDAFQYKLERLNEKIETLDSKVGDKKFKPYFSDRLLPVLKSQVIEPCNKGKIERGWTNNNCESANHILKSATGWKQTDLPKFINLFNDIVKGENIERCRAICGRGDFRLHDTFTHHQTDIDKWSNMSEETRSNREKKFLSDKGRSHPNMVTSTNGNRTVLNTPNAGKKPNQTKRKRSERSRTPSAKRVLLA; encoded by the exons ATGAAGATGAAT AAGATCAAATGGAAAAAGTCCGAATTTTGGGATGATTGCGGAACCTGGGCTAATGGCACCTCACTAAGCTACACTTTTCTCGAGCGTGATGGGAAACTGGTTACCATTCATAAAAGACAGGGTTTGTATTGCACGGAGAAAGTGGTAGACAAGCAGAAAGTTCATGAACCATTGGAACCTCAGCCTGACTCCAGTGAACTTCTGATTTTAAAGCGCTTGTATAACACTTTAAACGCCAGTGAAAAAGGTCCAGATCAGTTTCGACGCAGATGTACATGGGTCATAAACAGACCATTGTCAATGCCACACTTGTCGTTAGACAATGCTCTTGTAGAGTATATTGGACAATTTCCAGGCAGGAAACCACATGGTAATTCAATTGTGAACAGAGATGTCTACATTCGAACAAAAACCAATGTACGAAACAACTTAAAAGAAGAACTAAAACATCATTCGGTAAAAGCTGTcagaaataaaatgaacatacaaacgaaagatgaacattcaaaacaaagaaatgaaaaacaactCAGAAATATAAAACACATTCAAAAGAAGAAAACAGACAAACCTTCAGGAAATGCGGCTGATCAAATAATACACGTGGAAGAAATGGTAAAAACCCATGATATGGTTTACAGTGTGAAGCACTTGAAAGGACTGCACCATCCTGTTGTAACTTTACTGAATGAACAACAGATTACAGATATTAAGCGTTTCTGCGGTACAGGAAGAACAGTGCTAGGGGTCGATAAAACCTACAATCTGGGCGATTTCCACGTTACTCCGACAGTATTCAAAGACCTCTCTGTTATAAGGCAAGAAACTCAACAACATCCCATCACATTTGGACCTACATTCATACATACGAATTCAAACGCAAAAACCTATAGCTCATTCTTTCATGACATCGCTGATAATTTGACGcaagaagaaataaataatctCGTGATAGGATCTGACgaagaaaaatcatttaaaatagcTATTGAAAGGTGTTTACCAGGTGCCACCCATACTCTATGTACTCGACATCTACGCCAAAACACAAACAGATACTTGGAAGATCACGTCGGCTATCCAAAGCAGGAACGACAGCAGATAACCTCGGCTATTTACGGTGAGGATGGACTAACATTCACAGGGGACATGGATGCCTTTCAATATAAATTAGAAAGACTCAATGAAAAAATCGAGACCCTGGACAGCAAAGTaggtgataaaaaattcaaaccatATTTCAGCGACAGGCTTCTACCGGTGTTAAAATCACAAGTGATCGAGCCGTgtaataaaggcaaaatagaacGCGGTTGGACTAACAACAATTGCGAGTCCGCAAATCACATTTTGAAGTCCGCCACAGGCTGGAAGCAGACAGACCTTCCCAAATTTATTAACTTATTTAATGACATTGTGAAGGGAGAAAACATAGAGAGATGCCGTGCGATATGCGGTAGAGGGGACTTCAGACTTCACGATACATTTACGCATCACCAAACAGATATAGACAAATGGTCAAACATGTCCGAAGAAACTAGGAGCAACAGGGAGAAAAAGTTTCTCTCGGACAAAGGAAGGTCTCATCCGAACATGGTGACATCAACAAATGGAAACCGGACAGTACTGAACACTCCTAATGCGGGGAAGAAGCCAAACCAAACAAAACGAAAAAGATCAGAAAGGTCCCGTACACCGTCAGCAAAGCGAGTGTTGTTAGCCTAA